The following are encoded in a window of Jeotgalibacillus aurantiacus genomic DNA:
- the flaG gene encoding flagellar protein FlaG, giving the protein MNRIGESVNKVANVGQPLQSKKITDHTAQVSIGVAEQTVKPTKEQMEKAVKGINDFLRPTSAHLKFEFHEDLEEYYVTIVDEVSKEVIKEIPSKKLLDSYAAMTDFLGMLMDQKV; this is encoded by the coding sequence ATGAACAGGATAGGAGAGTCAGTAAACAAAGTTGCAAATGTGGGACAGCCATTACAATCAAAAAAAATTACGGATCATACAGCACAGGTATCAATAGGAGTAGCGGAACAAACTGTAAAACCTACAAAAGAGCAAATGGAAAAAGCTGTGAAGGGAATAAATGATTTCCTTCGGCCCACATCTGCCCATTTAAAGTTTGAATTCCATGAAGACTTGGAAGAATATTACGTCACAATTGTCGATGAAGTATCGAAAGAAGTCATCAAAGAAATTCCTTCAAAAAAGCTGCTTGATTCTTATGCCGCAATGACTGATTTTCTTGGAATGTTAATGGACCAAAAAGTGTAA
- a CDS encoding DUF2920 family protein — protein MTKNYNFSIAGHPSIYEERPSERQLKIEFSTPDVVNKNTGIMILVPGFGAHIDSNVYKKMRDLFADTYNLVVLQVEYFGSSFMQNSHEIEGIKLDFLTEDELVQINTGQVKLFELVATKSIKIRTNAKLDESLSDFNDMGYMQAIDIITAIEAVKLILEDNKVTYDKSKVIGYGHSHGAYLLHLVNTIEPDLLSLLVDNSSWLVPGYLTAERDLYKQLGQAVIHIKYKYLAQDFFRYKEIHDLSKMYLNHINNCKIIAFQGDSDPLVNHLKKQEWLASIDHTTYFQIGKGEIDNKIFFSNGHGLDADFILLFEKAMHISDATPPVIPALDHQKKYRNSSLIYLKTDGLPKYKFNHDQ, from the coding sequence ATGACGAAAAATTACAATTTTAGTATCGCAGGCCATCCGAGTATTTATGAAGAAAGGCCATCAGAAAGACAGTTGAAAATTGAGTTTTCAACGCCTGATGTTGTAAATAAAAATACAGGAATAATGATTTTAGTGCCGGGATTTGGAGCTCATATAGATTCAAATGTCTATAAAAAAATGAGGGACTTATTCGCGGACACATATAACCTCGTCGTCCTCCAAGTTGAGTATTTTGGAAGTTCTTTCATGCAAAACTCGCATGAGATCGAAGGTATTAAACTTGATTTTCTTACTGAAGATGAACTGGTTCAAATTAACACCGGACAGGTAAAATTATTTGAATTGGTTGCAACGAAATCAATAAAAATAAGAACAAATGCAAAATTAGATGAATCTCTAAGTGATTTTAATGATATGGGTTATATGCAGGCGATAGATATTATCACCGCTATAGAAGCAGTGAAGTTAATTCTCGAGGATAACAAGGTTACCTATGACAAATCTAAAGTGATTGGATACGGACATTCTCATGGTGCGTATTTACTCCATTTAGTTAATACAATTGAACCGGATTTACTCTCATTACTAGTAGATAACTCTTCTTGGTTAGTTCCAGGGTATCTGACAGCAGAGCGAGATCTTTATAAACAACTTGGTCAAGCAGTTATACATATAAAATATAAATATCTGGCACAAGATTTTTTTAGGTATAAAGAAATCCATGATTTATCAAAAATGTACTTAAATCATATCAATAATTGTAAGATTATCGCTTTTCAGGGAGACTCAGATCCACTGGTTAATCATCTTAAAAAGCAGGAATGGTTAGCCTCAATTGATCACACGACATATTTTCAAATAGGTAAAGGTGAGATAGATAACAAGATATTCTTCTCGAATGGACATGGTCTGGATGCAGATTTCATTCTATTATTTGAAAAAGCAATGCATATATCTGATGCTACTCCGCCTGTTATACCTGCATTAGATCATCAAAAAAAGTACAGGAACAGTTCATTGATATACTTGAAAACAGATGGTTTACCTAAATATAAATTTAATCATGACCAATAG
- the neuC gene encoding UDP-N-acetylglucosamine 2-epimerase, which yields MVKTMSILTATRAEYGLLKPVIQALREVETLDVKVVVTGAHLSPEFGLTYRDIEHDGIEIDEKIEMLISADTPAAISKSMGLAMISFADYFARIQPDLLLVLGDRYETLAVSLVAMNQRIPIAHLYGGETTEGAVDESVRHAITKISYLHLTSTEAYRKRVIQLGEHPDRVHTVGALGIENVLQEPLLTKEELEKSLDFSLEKPYALVTFHPVTLEQYQAEAQIEELLAACASFPDMTFLFTKANADAEGRVINRKIDAYCVQHEHAVAFTSLGLTRYLSAMKGCQMVIGNSSSGLIEAPSFGVPTINIGDRQKGRMQAESVINCEPKEHAIRDAIRQAQSPAFQEQAKKAVNPYGDGKTSDKIRTILQQVFDGEMDLKKTFYDLEVKG from the coding sequence ATGGTAAAAACGATGAGTATTTTAACGGCAACCCGGGCGGAGTATGGCTTGTTAAAGCCGGTCATTCAGGCGCTTCGGGAAGTGGAGACTTTGGATGTGAAAGTGGTGGTCACGGGGGCACACCTCTCACCGGAGTTTGGCTTAACCTATCGGGACATTGAACACGACGGGATCGAGATTGATGAGAAAATCGAAATGTTGATCAGTGCGGATACGCCGGCTGCCATTTCGAAATCCATGGGCCTTGCGATGATCAGCTTTGCGGATTATTTTGCCCGCATACAACCGGATTTGCTTCTTGTCCTTGGGGACCGCTATGAAACGCTCGCGGTCAGTCTCGTTGCGATGAATCAGCGGATCCCGATTGCCCACCTTTACGGAGGCGAAACCACAGAAGGGGCCGTGGATGAATCGGTCCGTCATGCGATCACGAAAATCAGCTACCTCCATTTGACGAGTACGGAAGCGTACCGCAAACGGGTGATCCAGTTGGGAGAACACCCTGATCGTGTTCATACCGTTGGGGCACTCGGGATTGAGAATGTATTACAAGAACCCTTACTGACAAAGGAAGAACTGGAAAAATCGCTTGATTTCTCGTTGGAAAAACCTTATGCCCTCGTCACGTTCCATCCCGTGACCCTGGAACAGTATCAGGCAGAAGCCCAAATTGAGGAACTGCTTGCGGCATGTGCAAGTTTTCCAGATATGACCTTTCTCTTTACGAAAGCCAATGCCGATGCAGAAGGCCGTGTAATCAACCGGAAAATTGATGCGTATTGTGTTCAACATGAACACGCCGTAGCCTTTACTTCTCTGGGTCTTACACGCTATTTAAGTGCTATGAAAGGCTGTCAGATGGTCATCGGGAACTCTTCAAGCGGATTAATCGAAGCGCCAAGCTTCGGTGTGCCGACGATTAATATCGGGGATCGTCAAAAGGGACGGATGCAGGCAGAGAGTGTGATTAATTGTGAACCAAAAGAGCACGCCATTAGGGACGCGATCCGTCAGGCGCAGTCTCCGGCGTTTCAGGAACAGGCTAAAAAAGCGGTTAATCCCTATGGAGACGGAAAGACATCAGACAAGATCCGGACGATTCTTCAACAGGTTTTTGATGGGGAGATGGACTTGAAAAAGACGTTTTATGATCTGGAGGTGAAGGGATGA
- a CDS encoding YjfB family protein, with amino-acid sequence MDIAAMSVVLNHSQLKQGASIELVKKAMDHSEQQGAALAEMLNSIKVPHPDLGNRIDLKG; translated from the coding sequence ATGGATATTGCAGCAATGTCAGTGGTTTTAAACCATTCTCAACTTAAACAGGGTGCCAGTATTGAACTTGTAAAAAAAGCCATGGATCATTCAGAGCAGCAGGGGGCCGCACTTGCTGAAATGTTAAATTCAATAAAAGTACCTCATCCGGACCTGGGAAATCGCATTGATTTAAAGGGCTGA
- a CDS encoding sugar phosphate nucleotidyltransferase, which translates to MDVQAFLIDEKATMLDAMAQLDAVAKKVLFVTRDDRFVGAITDGDIRRWILKKGNLEAKVEDIANYEPKFLPDHEEKNARAFMKQYAIEALPIVNEDHEIIAVSLWNEEKVKVKKNLQVPVVVMAGGLGTRLYPYTKILPKPLIPIGEIPIIEHIVNRFHQFGSTQFHLIVNHKKNMIKAYFNEIDKPYEVSYADEDQPLGTGGGISLLKGKIDSTFILTNCDILIEEDYEKMVNYHHSERNLITMVCSLKNVKIPYGVIEINESGEIEAMKEKPELRFFTNTGMYIVEPSVIEEMEDHQAIGFPDIIERYKAKGERIGVYPISEQAWMDMGQLDEMENMRKRLEGSHE; encoded by the coding sequence ATGGATGTACAGGCGTTTTTAATTGATGAAAAAGCGACCATGTTAGACGCGATGGCGCAGCTTGATGCCGTTGCCAAAAAAGTGTTGTTTGTCACAAGAGACGACCGGTTTGTTGGGGCGATCACCGATGGAGACATCAGAAGGTGGATCTTAAAAAAAGGAAATCTGGAAGCAAAAGTCGAGGATATTGCCAATTATGAGCCGAAGTTTCTCCCTGACCATGAAGAAAAAAATGCGCGAGCGTTCATGAAGCAATATGCCATTGAGGCCCTGCCGATTGTGAATGAGGATCATGAAATTATCGCCGTGTCATTATGGAATGAAGAGAAAGTCAAGGTGAAAAAGAATTTACAAGTCCCTGTTGTCGTGATGGCTGGCGGATTGGGGACCCGGTTGTATCCGTATACAAAGATTTTACCGAAACCGCTCATTCCCATTGGAGAAATCCCGATTATTGAACATATCGTCAATCGTTTTCACCAGTTTGGGAGCACACAGTTTCATTTGATTGTGAATCATAAGAAAAACATGATTAAAGCGTATTTTAATGAAATTGATAAGCCGTACGAGGTGTCTTATGCGGATGAAGATCAACCATTGGGCACAGGAGGTGGCATCAGTTTATTAAAAGGGAAAATTGATTCGACTTTTATACTGACGAATTGTGACATTCTGATTGAAGAGGATTATGAAAAGATGGTGAATTATCATCATTCAGAACGAAATCTTATTACAATGGTTTGTTCATTAAAAAATGTGAAAATTCCGTATGGTGTCATTGAAATCAATGAATCTGGAGAAATTGAAGCCATGAAGGAAAAACCGGAGCTCCGCTTTTTTACGAATACCGGCATGTATATCGTCGAACCATCCGTGATTGAAGAGATGGAAGATCATCAGGCGATCGGATTTCCGGATATTATTGAGCGCTATAAAGCCAAAGGCGAGCGAATCGGCGTGTATCCCATCAGTGAACAGGCATGGATGGATATGGGACAGCTCGATGAAATGGAAAACATGAGAAAGCGTCTGGAAGGATCCCATGAATAA
- a CDS encoding acetyltransferase, producing the protein MNKLVMVGGGGHSRSVLDSLLATKAYEHIVVVDRQEKVGQTLLSCPIVGTDEDLPGLFEQGYSKAFVALGDHKLRAQISEKLIRMNFQLPNIVDPSAIVSPYAEVGEGVYIGKRAVVNANVRIEEGAIINTSSVLEHDCQVGAYSHVAPGTVLCGGVKIGSLSHIGAGSVIREQLEIGDKVMIGMGSVVTTSFPSHSFAYGHPCKERKKE; encoded by the coding sequence ATGAATAAACTCGTGATGGTGGGTGGCGGAGGCCACAGCCGATCAGTATTGGATTCTCTTTTAGCCACCAAAGCGTATGAACACATCGTTGTGGTGGATCGTCAGGAAAAAGTAGGACAAACCCTTCTATCCTGTCCGATTGTAGGAACAGATGAAGACCTCCCTGGACTTTTTGAACAAGGGTATTCAAAGGCATTTGTCGCATTAGGGGATCATAAGTTACGTGCACAAATCTCAGAGAAGCTGATAAGGATGAACTTTCAGCTTCCAAACATTGTGGATCCGTCAGCCATTGTCAGCCCATACGCTGAGGTGGGAGAAGGTGTTTATATTGGGAAACGGGCGGTGGTCAACGCCAATGTGCGGATTGAAGAAGGCGCGATCATCAATACGTCTTCTGTTCTTGAACACGATTGCCAAGTTGGTGCGTATAGTCATGTTGCGCCGGGTACGGTATTATGCGGCGGTGTGAAGATCGGCTCCCTTTCCCATATTGGGGCGGGCAGCGTAATTCGTGAACAACTGGAAATCGGAGACAAGGTGATGATTGGGATGGGCAGTGTGGTCACGACTTCTTTTCCTTCCCATTCCTTTGCTTATGGACATCCATGTAAGGAGCGTAAAAAAGAATGA
- the neuB gene encoding N-acetylneuraminate synthase yields MSTYIIAEAGVNHNGRLDLAKQLVDEAKKAGADCIKFQTFVAKHLTTKTAVQAAYQEKNTGRKESQYEMLKKLELSFEDFQELYDYCQEQEIEFLSTGFDADSIDFLAGLGMKTWKIPSGDLTNLPYLIKIARLQEPVIVSTGMGTMQEVQEAIDVLKKYGAGPITVLHCTTEYPAPFEDVHLSAMKTMETHFQLPVGYSDHTKGIEVPIAAVALGATVIEKHFTLDQTMEGPDHQASLEPDELKAMITAIRHVEVAIGQGEKKPAASEEKNKVIARKSIVAARPISKGTVFTEENLTVKRPGSGISPMKWFEVIGEKASRDFQEDELIEW; encoded by the coding sequence ATGAGTACATATATTATCGCTGAAGCCGGTGTCAATCATAACGGCCGGCTTGATTTGGCTAAACAACTGGTAGATGAAGCGAAAAAAGCAGGCGCAGATTGTATTAAATTTCAGACGTTTGTTGCCAAACATCTGACGACGAAAACCGCTGTACAGGCTGCTTATCAGGAAAAAAATACAGGGCGAAAAGAAAGCCAGTATGAGATGTTAAAAAAGCTGGAGTTATCGTTTGAGGACTTTCAGGAGCTGTATGATTATTGTCAGGAACAGGAGATTGAGTTTCTCTCCACCGGTTTTGACGCAGACAGTATCGATTTCTTAGCTGGGCTGGGGATGAAAACGTGGAAAATCCCCTCCGGGGATCTAACCAATCTTCCGTATCTAATCAAAATTGCCCGCCTTCAGGAGCCAGTCATTGTCTCAACGGGTATGGGCACCATGCAGGAAGTACAGGAAGCCATTGACGTCCTAAAAAAATACGGAGCCGGTCCGATTACGGTGCTTCATTGTACCACGGAATACCCTGCGCCTTTTGAGGACGTCCATCTTTCTGCGATGAAAACGATGGAAACACACTTTCAGTTGCCAGTTGGCTATTCCGATCATACGAAAGGCATCGAAGTGCCGATTGCGGCCGTCGCACTCGGCGCAACTGTGATTGAAAAGCATTTTACACTAGATCAGACGATGGAAGGTCCGGATCATCAGGCGAGTCTGGAACCGGATGAATTAAAAGCGATGATCACCGCAATCCGCCATGTCGAGGTTGCGATCGGACAGGGCGAAAAGAAACCGGCGGCATCGGAAGAAAAAAATAAAGTCATCGCGCGAAAAAGCATTGTGGCGGCTCGTCCCATTTCAAAAGGGACTGTGTTTACCGAAGAGAACCTGACCGTGAAAAGACCCGGATCCGGTATCAGCCCGATGAAATGGTTTGAGGTGATCGGGGAAAAAGCCTCCCGTGATTTTCAAGAGGATGAGTTGATCGAATGGTAA
- the fliD gene encoding flagellar filament capping protein FliD, with product MRIGGLASGMDIDSIVRDLMRVEKMPLDRLKQNKQTLEWQRDDYRSMNALLLDFRTKLNNMKFTTNYRARTVTSSDDSRVTATASSAANQGTYSITEVKQLAAAETWVTSSIDDGVSKVDPTKSLKSQSGDFVSGLTWETGAIGSQTVTGDGTAVLQVQLTGDEQVLNKPLQMSVKVNGKGYEVIDQGAAFTGTNQVKVAANGEVTFSENVTAGATVKVDYITDKKVQEGTLAVGADSYQLVKKGIITDGFSLSLDGGPPVTMGAVDPDTNEALLGSIGKINVETGKITFNEPRAAETAISVSYKQEYTHLSVGSYTSTSGGQPNEENFLIESSQSLNQVFSKVNSSNAGVSMFLDNVTGQVSMMRKETGDFYPSVPQDPPVADDIIVGGSFATSLKLTAGDITKTSGQNAVFTINGLETSRNSNTFTMSGVTFTLKEEFTSGPPATLSINNDGNQVFESIKSFVENYNTLIGGIDLKLNEEKYRSYKPLTDEQRSELSDKQQEQWDDKAKSGLIRRDPTLTNALSSMRIDFYNPVANEGTDPLLNQLAMIGIRTTSNFREGGKLEINEAKLKEAINNNPEAVEALFIGAASSTNESEQGIIHRLSDTVTETLDRLRDKAGNQFSTLQNYAIGKSIFNVDERIQRFEDRLIQVENRYWAQFTAMEQAVNRANSQGMYLMQQFGMGQ from the coding sequence ATGCGAATAGGCGGATTAGCTAGTGGAATGGATATAGATTCAATTGTCAGAGATTTAATGAGAGTTGAAAAAATGCCTCTGGATCGTTTAAAACAAAACAAACAGACACTGGAATGGCAAAGGGATGATTATCGTTCAATGAATGCTTTGTTGTTGGATTTTAGAACAAAGCTCAACAACATGAAATTTACAACGAATTATAGAGCAAGAACGGTTACAAGCTCAGATGACTCCCGGGTAACAGCAACGGCATCCAGTGCTGCGAATCAGGGAACATATTCTATTACAGAAGTTAAACAACTCGCTGCAGCAGAAACCTGGGTAACTTCTAGTATCGATGATGGAGTGTCTAAGGTTGATCCTACAAAATCCCTGAAAAGTCAAAGTGGAGATTTTGTCAGTGGCTTGACCTGGGAGACAGGAGCAATTGGTTCACAAACTGTGACGGGTGATGGAACTGCAGTTCTTCAAGTGCAGTTGACAGGGGATGAACAGGTTCTAAACAAGCCACTTCAAATGTCAGTGAAAGTAAATGGCAAAGGATACGAAGTGATCGATCAGGGAGCAGCGTTTACAGGAACGAATCAAGTTAAAGTAGCTGCGAATGGCGAGGTCACATTCAGTGAAAATGTGACAGCAGGAGCTACCGTAAAAGTTGATTATATTACGGATAAAAAGGTGCAGGAAGGCACGTTGGCGGTAGGTGCAGACAGCTATCAATTGGTCAAAAAAGGAATTATCACAGATGGTTTTTCTCTTTCTTTGGATGGTGGTCCACCGGTAACAATGGGAGCAGTAGATCCGGATACGAATGAAGCACTGCTGGGGTCTATTGGTAAAATTAACGTCGAAACTGGAAAAATAACATTTAACGAGCCAAGGGCTGCTGAAACGGCCATCAGTGTCAGCTATAAGCAGGAGTATACTCATTTATCTGTTGGCTCTTATACATCAACGTCTGGTGGCCAGCCTAATGAGGAGAACTTTTTGATTGAATCATCACAGTCCCTTAATCAGGTGTTTTCAAAAGTAAATTCAAGTAACGCAGGAGTTTCAATGTTTTTGGATAATGTTACTGGCCAAGTCTCAATGATGCGTAAAGAAACAGGAGACTTTTATCCTTCTGTTCCTCAAGATCCCCCGGTTGCTGATGATATCATTGTTGGTGGGTCTTTCGCTACTTCATTAAAATTAACAGCAGGTGACATAACAAAAACCTCTGGACAAAATGCTGTTTTTACAATTAATGGTCTAGAGACTTCCAGAAATTCGAATACTTTTACAATGAGTGGTGTAACTTTCACATTAAAAGAAGAATTTACTTCTGGTCCTCCTGCCACACTCTCAATTAATAATGATGGAAATCAAGTGTTTGAATCTATTAAATCTTTTGTAGAGAATTACAACACACTAATTGGTGGAATTGATTTAAAATTAAACGAAGAGAAGTACCGTTCATATAAGCCGCTTACAGATGAACAGCGATCAGAGCTTTCTGATAAACAACAAGAACAATGGGATGATAAAGCAAAAAGTGGATTAATTCGACGTGATCCTACTTTAACAAATGCTCTTTCTTCCATGCGAATAGATTTCTACAATCCAGTCGCAAATGAAGGAACAGACCCTTTGTTGAATCAACTAGCCATGATTGGTATTAGAACTACATCGAATTTTAGAGAAGGTGGTAAACTAGAAATCAATGAAGCGAAATTAAAAGAGGCAATTAATAATAATCCAGAGGCTGTTGAAGCGTTGTTTATTGGAGCTGCTTCTAGTACAAATGAATCTGAACAAGGTATTATTCACAGACTTTCAGATACTGTGACTGAAACATTAGATCGACTTAGAGATAAAGCCGGCAATCAATTTTCCACACTCCAAAATTATGCGATTGGAAAAAGTATTTTTAATGTTGATGAAAGAATTCAACGTTTTGAAGACCGGTTGATTCAAGTTGAAAATAGATATTGGGCGCAATTTACAGCCATGGAACAGGCTGTGAATAGAGCTAATTCTCAGGGAATGTACTTAATGCAACAATTTGGAATGGGTCAGTAA
- a CDS encoding acylneuraminate cytidylyltransferase family protein, with amino-acid sequence MSHLAIIPARSGSKGLKDKNVKPLNRKPMMAYTIEAALNSGCFGHVIVSTDSLEYARIAEQYGAQVPYLRDASLSSDQASSWDVVEDVLGYYEQRGKTFETVCLLQPTSPLRTREDIVGAYNLMKEKEADSVVSVCETDHSPLWSNTLPLDLSLSGFISDDILSTPRQQLPVYYRLNGAIYLVKTSHLSDRVDLYHDRSYAYVMDKRHSIDIDDEMDFKIAEMLLN; translated from the coding sequence ATGAGTCATCTCGCGATTATTCCGGCACGAAGTGGATCTAAAGGGCTGAAGGATAAAAATGTTAAACCTTTAAATAGAAAGCCGATGATGGCCTATACGATTGAGGCAGCGCTTAATAGTGGCTGTTTTGGTCATGTGATCGTGTCAACAGATTCCCTAGAATATGCCAGGATTGCCGAACAGTATGGCGCACAGGTTCCTTACCTTCGTGATGCGTCGCTTTCATCTGATCAGGCTTCTTCCTGGGACGTGGTGGAAGACGTGCTGGGGTATTATGAGCAAAGAGGAAAAACGTTTGAAACGGTGTGCCTGCTTCAGCCGACTTCTCCACTTAGGACGAGAGAGGATATCGTCGGTGCGTATAACCTAATGAAAGAAAAGGAGGCGGATTCGGTGGTCTCTGTTTGTGAGACCGATCACTCTCCGTTGTGGTCGAATACGCTTCCTTTGGATCTTTCCTTATCAGGGTTCATTTCTGATGACATATTGAGCACACCGAGACAGCAGCTGCCTGTCTATTATCGGCTGAACGGTGCGATTTATCTTGTGAAAACGAGTCATCTTTCTGACAGGGTAGACCTCTATCACGATCGCAGCTACGCGTATGTCATGGACAAACGACATTCTATTGATATAGATGATGAGATGGATTTTAAGATAGCTGAAATGTTATTGAATTAA
- a CDS encoding methyl-accepting chemotaxis protein, producing the protein MDIRTRLVAAFSVMALVMLMLGAVSIYALQLVDQNGNEMYEQRVLPNAILMDITRLAENTRVQMVSAALYENPELTQSAENNMGRIEELVAAYKAAGVHGSEVDMVANFEASWAKFTDAVKSDIALIEERKFEEAEKGLQSSGTLFAVAQGNLLQLKIRNEEKAAELDATNGEIYVANRNLVIGMGIAALILAIGLGTFMGQRIGRAVKLASLRMEQIAEGDLTGEPLVTKRRDEIGSLIRAENKMQHQLAEVLQKINAATTHVAMQSEELTQSANEVREGSEQIAVTMQELASGSEAQANHSGDLSEKMDGFAVKVQKMSQQNQDITKRSEYVIKSAEEGSEMMEASVHQMMIIDQVMAETVDKVKGLDQQTNEISRLVNVIRDVAEQTNLLALNAAIEAARAGENGKGFAVVADEVRKLAEQVSKSVSEITGFVGGIQHESGLVVESLEKGYKEVNEGTQKISGTGEKFHEIHRAIEGMIGKIADVSVSLTSINEDSQMMNASIQEIASVSEEAAAGIEETAASSQQSLSTMETISASADELAKLAEGLSDEVGKFKLN; encoded by the coding sequence ATGGACATCAGGACGAGACTTGTGGCGGCATTTAGTGTGATGGCGCTAGTTATGTTAATGTTGGGGGCTGTGAGTATATATGCGTTGCAGCTGGTGGATCAGAATGGTAATGAAATGTATGAGCAGCGGGTTCTGCCCAATGCGATTTTAATGGATATTACGCGTCTTGCTGAGAATACGCGGGTGCAGATGGTGAGTGCGGCTCTTTATGAGAATCCTGAACTGACGCAATCTGCAGAGAATAATATGGGACGGATTGAGGAGTTAGTGGCTGCTTATAAGGCAGCGGGTGTGCACGGTAGTGAAGTGGACATGGTCGCTAATTTTGAGGCTTCGTGGGCAAAGTTTACGGATGCTGTAAAGAGTGATATTGCGTTGATTGAAGAGCGCAAATTCGAAGAGGCTGAGAAGGGACTTCAGAGTTCCGGCACGCTCTTTGCAGTGGCCCAGGGAAATCTCCTCCAGCTGAAGATCCGGAATGAGGAGAAAGCTGCAGAGCTGGATGCGACAAATGGTGAGATTTATGTGGCGAATCGTAATCTTGTGATTGGAATGGGTATCGCTGCACTTATTTTGGCTATTGGTCTGGGTACATTTATGGGGCAGCGGATTGGCCGGGCGGTAAAACTGGCTTCCTTAAGAATGGAACAGATTGCGGAAGGTGATTTGACCGGTGAACCGCTGGTGACGAAACGCAGGGATGAGATCGGCAGTCTGATTCGAGCTGAAAATAAGATGCAGCATCAGCTGGCTGAAGTGTTACAGAAAATCAATGCGGCGACCACTCATGTGGCGATGCAGAGTGAGGAACTGACACAGTCAGCTAATGAGGTGCGTGAAGGCAGTGAACAGATTGCCGTGACGATGCAGGAATTGGCTTCAGGGTCTGAGGCGCAGGCAAATCATTCAGGTGATCTGTCTGAAAAGATGGATGGTTTTGCAGTGAAGGTGCAGAAAATGAGTCAGCAGAATCAAGATATTACCAAGCGTTCTGAATATGTCATTAAAAGTGCTGAAGAAGGTTCAGAGATGATGGAGGCTTCGGTTCATCAGATGATGATTATTGATCAGGTGATGGCTGAGACGGTTGATAAGGTTAAGGGCCTGGATCAGCAGACCAATGAAATTTCGAGGCTTGTGAATGTGATTCGTGATGTGGCAGAGCAGACAAACCTGCTGGCACTTAATGCGGCGATAGAGGCGGCACGTGCCGGAGAGAATGGTAAAGGATTTGCTGTTGTGGCAGATGAGGTTCGAAAGCTGGCTGAACAGGTATCCAAATCAGTAAGTGAAATTACAGGATTTGTTGGTGGGATTCAGCATGAATCTGGATTGGTTGTGGAATCTTTGGAAAAGGGCTACAAAGAAGTCAATGAGGGAACACAAAAAATCTCCGGAACGGGTGAAAAGTTTCATGAAATTCACCGTGCTATTGAAGGAATGATCGGTAAGATTGCTGATGTGTCGGTGAGCCTCACTTCTATAAACGAAGACAGCCAAATGATGAATGCCTCTATCCAGGAGATTGCCTCCGTTTCAGAAGAAGCGGCTGCCGGAATTGAAGAAACAGCTGCCTCCAGTCAGCAGTCTCTCAGCACAATGGAAACGATCTCTGCAAGTGCAGATGAACTCGCGAAGCTTGCTGAAGGGCTGTCGGATGAGGTTGGGAAGTTTAAATTGAATTAA
- the fliS gene encoding flagellar export chaperone FliS produces the protein MMLKNPQQAYANNSVNTASPGELTLMLYNGCLKFIKQAEIAIEKGNAEQKNINIQKAQAILRELMITLKQEHEIAKNMLSLYEFLISRLIEANIQSSVDILNEVSSFVTEFRDVWKQVIQENRKLQQVGAGGIV, from the coding sequence ATGATGTTGAAAAATCCTCAACAGGCATATGCAAATAACTCTGTAAATACAGCTTCCCCCGGTGAGCTTACATTAATGCTATACAATGGATGTTTAAAGTTTATAAAACAGGCAGAGATTGCTATTGAAAAAGGAAATGCAGAACAAAAAAATATCAACATTCAAAAAGCACAGGCGATTTTAAGAGAATTAATGATTACATTGAAACAAGAGCATGAAATTGCTAAAAACATGCTTTCTTTGTATGAATTCCTGATTAGCCGGTTGATTGAAGCAAATATACAAAGCAGTGTAGATATATTAAACGAAGTATCCAGTTTCGTAACTGAATTCAGGGATGTTTGGAAGCAGGTTATTCAAGAGAATAGAAAACTTCAGCAGGTTGGTGCAGGTGGAATAGTATAA